In the genome of Criblamydia sequanensis CRIB-18, one region contains:
- a CDS encoding thymidine kinase, translating to MIQKSKGKLEVIAGSMFSGKTEELLYRLRRAEYAKKKVITIKHEIDNRKSYKCIFSHDGALREAHPISSCEEGLDTLIRLTSESVDVVGIDEIQFFPPETVQIIDFLVENGKRVIVAGLDLDFRGEPFGIVPTLMAHADEVIKLRAICMVCGNEANFTQRLIDGEPAGYDDPIVLVGGEECYEPRCRNCYKMEKYLACSLS from the coding sequence ATGATTCAGAAATCTAAAGGAAAATTGGAAGTTATTGCAGGGTCTATGTTTTCTGGCAAAACAGAAGAGCTTCTTTATCGCCTAAGACGAGCGGAATACGCTAAAAAAAAGGTCATCACGATCAAGCATGAAATCGACAATAGAAAATCGTATAAGTGTATTTTTAGTCACGACGGGGCGCTTCGTGAGGCACACCCGATAAGCTCTTGCGAGGAGGGGCTTGACACCCTCATCCGTCTAACCTCTGAAAGTGTGGATGTGGTCGGGATTGATGAAATTCAGTTTTTTCCGCCTGAAACCGTTCAAATTATTGATTTTCTTGTAGAAAATGGAAAAAGGGTAATTGTAGCCGGCCTCGATTTAGATTTTAGGGGAGAGCCTTTTGGAATTGTCCCGACATTAATGGCTCATGCCGATGAAGTTATAAAATTACGGGCTATTTGCATGGTTTGCGGCAATGAAGCTAATTTTACGCAGCGGCTTATTGATGGAGAGCCCGCCGGCTATGACGACCCGATAGTTTTAGTTGGGGGAGAAGAGTGCTATGAGCCAAGATGCCGCAATTGCTACAAGATGGAAAAGTATTTAGCTTGTTCACTAAGTTAA
- a CDS encoding rhodanese-like domain-containing protein: MFKLLPFTFAASLLMVQDANSHEGHSEKGHYVEISTDKLKTVIENEKSLLLIDARPSRYDDGFRIPGTLSLSFDASEEEIQEKLPHKNSLIVLYCGTKKCPTSRFLADRLVMMGYDNVYRYSGGLEEWRKAKLPLVSSNEN; encoded by the coding sequence ATGTTTAAATTATTACCATTTACTTTTGCCGCAAGCCTTTTAATGGTCCAAGACGCTAACTCCCATGAAGGGCATAGTGAAAAAGGTCATTATGTTGAAATAAGCACTGATAAATTAAAAACAGTTATCGAAAATGAAAAAAGCTTATTGCTAATTGATGCCAGGCCTTCCCGCTATGATGACGGTTTTCGCATTCCCGGAACCCTTTCTCTTTCATTTGATGCAAGCGAGGAAGAAATTCAAGAGAAGCTCCCTCATAAAAATAGTTTAATTGTCCTCTATTGCGGAACGAAGAAATGCCCGACAAGCAGGTTTCTTGCCGATCGCCTTGTGATGATGGGATACGATAATGTTTACAGATACTCAGGCGGTCTTGAAGAGTGGCGAAAAGCTAAGCTTCCTCTTGTCTCAAGCAATGAGAATTAG
- a CDS encoding alpha-1,4-glucan--maltose-1-phosphate maltosyltransferase → MKAKEFKRVIIENVTPEVNHGDFPAKGVIDEECFVEADIFTDGHLRVASRLYYKHEEEGKWQQTSLKPLSNDRWQGSFFPRKLGNYQFFIEGWVDEFGSWQKDFKKKREAGLDLEEEFRIGANILLRLGKKSSKKDFFQKIVKALEGKTREAEKIALVFSEDLQRNLDLLPLDKSLVTKSGVLRVETARKKALFSTWYELFPRSCTNDSKKHGTFLNVLKEIPRLAKMGFDVLYFPPIHPIGKTKRKGKNNSLTAEAHDPGSPWAIGGKDGAHKAIHKDLGTLEDFKKLIKEAKKHGIEIALDLAFQCSPDHPYIKEHPGWFEWRPDGTIQYAENPPKKYEDIVPFHFTLENKEELFQELLSIVLFWVSQGIKIFRVDNPHTKPFALWEWLIREVKAESNDVLFLSEAFTRPKVRERLAKIGFDQSYTYFTWRTTKFELTEYLKQLTGPLMRHYFRPNFWVNTPDILPEHLQVGIKASFQSRLLLAATLSSNYGMYGPAFELMLSDAIEGKEEYRDSEKYEIKNWSAVERNRLDDFISLVNQIRKDNRALQDTYNLEFFFIPNDFLLAFGKYDRNHKNYLIVVINLDNENVQSGMLEIPLDRLGISEDRPFMVHDLLTNHRYIWQGRRQYIELRPYEVPGHIFKVLPAMHREENFDYYT, encoded by the coding sequence ATGAAAGCAAAAGAATTTAAACGCGTCATCATTGAAAACGTTACGCCTGAAGTCAATCATGGTGATTTTCCGGCTAAAGGGGTGATTGATGAGGAGTGCTTTGTCGAAGCGGATATCTTTACAGATGGCCATTTAAGGGTTGCCTCGCGGCTTTATTATAAGCATGAGGAAGAAGGTAAATGGCAGCAAACAAGTTTAAAACCCCTCTCAAATGATCGTTGGCAAGGCTCTTTTTTTCCAAGAAAGTTAGGAAACTATCAATTTTTTATAGAAGGCTGGGTTGATGAATTCGGCTCCTGGCAAAAAGATTTTAAGAAAAAAAGAGAAGCTGGATTAGATCTTGAAGAAGAGTTTCGTATCGGAGCTAATATTCTTCTAAGATTGGGTAAAAAATCTTCTAAAAAAGACTTCTTCCAAAAGATCGTTAAGGCTTTAGAGGGTAAAACAAGAGAAGCAGAAAAAATAGCTCTTGTTTTTTCAGAAGACTTGCAAAGAAATCTCGACTTACTTCCTCTAGATAAATCTTTGGTCACAAAATCGGGGGTCTTGAGGGTTGAAACAGCACGTAAAAAAGCTCTTTTCTCCACTTGGTATGAGCTTTTTCCGAGGTCATGTACAAATGATTCCAAAAAACATGGCACTTTTTTAAATGTCTTAAAAGAAATCCCAAGGCTTGCCAAGATGGGATTTGATGTTCTTTATTTTCCGCCTATTCATCCGATAGGAAAAACCAAAAGAAAAGGGAAAAATAATTCGCTTACAGCAGAAGCTCACGATCCGGGATCGCCATGGGCGATTGGCGGTAAAGATGGAGCTCATAAAGCCATTCATAAAGATCTTGGGACTTTGGAAGACTTCAAAAAACTTATAAAGGAAGCTAAAAAGCATGGGATTGAAATAGCGCTTGATCTAGCTTTTCAATGCTCACCCGATCACCCCTACATTAAGGAGCACCCCGGTTGGTTTGAATGGCGCCCTGATGGAACGATTCAATATGCTGAAAACCCTCCTAAGAAATACGAAGATATTGTTCCCTTTCATTTTACCTTAGAAAATAAAGAAGAGCTCTTTCAGGAACTTTTGAGCATTGTCTTATTTTGGGTGTCTCAAGGGATTAAAATATTTCGGGTGGACAACCCCCACACAAAACCCTTTGCTTTATGGGAGTGGCTTATAAGAGAGGTAAAAGCAGAGTCTAATGATGTGCTTTTTCTATCCGAGGCATTTACAAGACCGAAAGTAAGAGAAAGGCTTGCCAAAATTGGCTTTGATCAATCTTATACCTATTTCACGTGGAGAACGACTAAGTTTGAGCTAACAGAGTATTTAAAGCAATTGACCGGGCCTTTGATGCGTCACTATTTCAGGCCTAATTTTTGGGTCAACACCCCGGACATTCTGCCTGAACATTTACAGGTCGGCATCAAGGCTTCTTTCCAATCAAGGCTTCTCTTAGCGGCTACCTTATCTTCCAATTACGGCATGTACGGGCCGGCTTTTGAATTGATGCTCTCTGATGCAATTGAGGGGAAAGAGGAATATAGAGATTCTGAAAAATATGAGATTAAAAATTGGTCTGCCGTCGAACGAAACCGGCTCGATGACTTTATTTCACTCGTCAATCAAATAAGAAAAGATAACCGGGCTCTTCAAGACACCTACAACCTGGAGTTTTTTTTCATTCCTAACGATTTTTTATTGGCCTTTGGGAAATACGATAGAAACCATAAAAATTATCTTATTGTCGTTATCAATTTGGATAATGAAAATGTGCAAAGCGGGATGCTTGAGATTCCATTAGATAGGCTTGGAATAAGTGAAGATAGGCCTTTTATGGTTCATGATCTACTAACAAACCATCGTTATATTTGGCAAGGAAGGCGTCAGTATATTGAACTTAGACCTTATGAAGTTCCGGGCCATATTTTTAAAGTATTGCCTGCCATGCACCGAGAAGAAAATTTCGACTATTATACTTAA
- a CDS encoding NAD(P)/FAD-dependent oxidoreductase has protein sequence MNDEFVSAVILGAGAAGFFASIACKEGLAEGRVLLIEKTRAPLAKLKVSGGGRCNVTHYCFDPKVLIQNYPRGGLELLGPFHRFQPKDTIDWFKVRGVELKVEEDGRMFPVTDDSSTIVEALKKAANDAGVEILLEKRLKKADRIDEGFLLEFIDGSFIKTKALLLATGSSKEGYQLAKEFGHTIDPLCPSLFSFNVPDFPLEKLAGVSVELAGSSLKNGKHRFDAPLLITHGGFSGPSILKLSSFEAMTLALKDYETDFFIDWLPGCEERKIREELEDRKTNHGKKTVILDSFFHLPKSLWKELILKAGISYDTTWNHVSKSLLEKILFTLKMDVYRMKGKTPYKSEFVTCGGVKLSEVNFKKMESKLAKNLYFAGEILNIDGVTGGFNFQAAWTTGWIAGKAIQDSQVLT, from the coding sequence ATGAATGATGAATTTGTAAGCGCCGTAATCCTTGGAGCCGGGGCTGCCGGTTTCTTTGCAAGCATTGCTTGCAAAGAGGGCTTAGCCGAAGGCCGTGTCCTTTTGATTGAGAAAACAAGAGCCCCCCTAGCCAAGCTTAAAGTATCCGGCGGCGGCAGATGCAATGTGACCCATTATTGCTTTGATCCGAAAGTTCTGATTCAAAACTATCCAAGAGGGGGTCTTGAACTTTTAGGCCCTTTTCACCGATTCCAGCCAAAAGACACCATCGATTGGTTTAAAGTAAGAGGGGTTGAATTAAAGGTGGAAGAAGATGGGCGGATGTTTCCGGTTACAGATGATTCCAGCACTATCGTAGAGGCCCTTAAAAAAGCGGCTAATGATGCAGGTGTTGAAATTCTTTTAGAAAAACGCCTTAAAAAAGCTGATCGGATAGACGAGGGTTTTTTATTAGAATTTATTGACGGGTCTTTTATAAAGACAAAAGCTCTTCTTTTAGCTACAGGGTCTTCTAAAGAAGGGTATCAACTTGCCAAAGAGTTCGGACATACGATAGACCCTCTTTGCCCCTCTCTTTTTTCCTTTAATGTTCCTGATTTTCCTTTGGAAAAACTAGCCGGAGTTTCAGTTGAGCTTGCAGGTTCTTCTTTAAAAAACGGCAAGCACCGTTTTGATGCGCCTTTACTAATCACCCACGGAGGTTTTAGCGGACCTTCCATACTCAAATTATCAAGCTTTGAAGCCATGACCTTAGCTTTAAAAGATTATGAAACCGATTTTTTTATCGATTGGCTCCCCGGATGCGAGGAAAGAAAAATTCGAGAAGAGCTTGAGGATAGAAAGACGAATCATGGAAAAAAAACAGTCATTTTAGATTCTTTTTTTCATTTGCCTAAGAGCCTTTGGAAGGAGCTTATCTTAAAGGCGGGCATTTCTTACGATACCACATGGAATCATGTGTCCAAGAGCTTATTGGAGAAAATTCTTTTCACTCTAAAGATGGACGTGTATCGCATGAAAGGAAAGACTCCTTATAAAAGCGAGTTTGTAACGTGCGGGGGAGTAAAGCTTTCCGAAGTAAATTTTAAAAAAATGGAGAGCAAGCTTGCTAAGAATCTCTATTTTGCCGGGGAAATTTTAAATATAGATGGGGTCACAGGCGGATTTAACTTTCAAGCCGCTTGGACAACGGGGTGGATAGCCGGAAAAGCTATCCAAGATTCTCAAGTCCTAACTTAA
- a CDS encoding nicotinamide mononucleotide transporter — protein sequence MPDNWIEMSSWILVSMSLLGNFFVIQKNVMGQWLWTIANVGWVAYNLYNGMTSQAFLFGIYFIMSVWGILSWTREIRALQKAKAQG from the coding sequence ATGCCAGATAATTGGATTGAAATGTCTTCATGGATTTTAGTGAGCATGTCCCTGCTCGGCAATTTTTTTGTCATTCAAAAAAATGTTATGGGTCAATGGCTTTGGACCATTGCAAATGTGGGCTGGGTCGCATACAACCTTTATAACGGTATGACCTCCCAAGCTTTCCTTTTCGGAATTTATTTTATCATGAGCGTTTGGGGTATTCTCTCCTGGACAAGAGAAATAAGGGCATTGCAAAAAGCGAAAGCACAAGGTTAA
- a CDS encoding TerC family protein, with protein MQVLFWIGFIAGIIGLISIDLLMTRNKKEPTLGHSLLWTLIWIFVALLFNVFIYFLYEYGLFGFVSGGLGGATPALQYFTGYIVEKSLSLDNIFVIAFIFSYFQIPLKYQHEVLFYGIIGAIVFRLIMILLGLALLNAFHFMYYIFGVLLLITAFKMLFMHKEEIDPDKNYFTKLMKKVMPVTQKLHEDHFFVRIDGVLHMTPVFLALLVVETTDILFAIDSIPAIFAITKDPFIVFTSNVFAILGLRSLYFVLAHALNKFYYLRYSLIFLLAFVGLKMLLIDLYPIPLSISLYVILFILAMGVLASYFNWEKILDIWSSPVFNDLKKLGQVTLAEQTGVILLAIGITLLILGIMQLAIRGIGWILIPIGILIIFREVLYALKIFRSIREERKKERDSKK; from the coding sequence ATGCAAGTACTGTTTTGGATCGGCTTTATTGCCGGGATCATTGGGTTAATTTCAATTGATCTTCTCATGACTAGGAATAAAAAAGAGCCGACCCTTGGCCACTCCTTGCTTTGGACGCTTATTTGGATTTTTGTTGCGCTTCTCTTTAATGTGTTCATCTATTTCTTATATGAATATGGTTTATTTGGTTTTGTATCTGGGGGATTAGGAGGCGCAACACCTGCTCTACAATACTTTACAGGCTATATTGTTGAAAAATCTTTAAGCCTTGACAACATATTTGTCATAGCTTTCATTTTCAGCTACTTTCAAATCCCTCTTAAATATCAGCATGAAGTTCTTTTTTATGGAATTATTGGGGCTATTGTCTTTCGCTTGATTATGATTTTGCTTGGCCTCGCCCTTTTAAATGCCTTCCACTTCATGTATTATATTTTCGGAGTCTTACTCCTGATCACAGCTTTCAAAATGCTTTTTATGCATAAAGAGGAAATCGATCCCGATAAGAACTATTTTACCAAATTAATGAAGAAAGTCATGCCGGTGACTCAGAAATTACATGAGGATCATTTTTTTGTAAGGATAGATGGGGTGCTTCACATGACACCTGTCTTTCTTGCGTTGCTTGTGGTTGAAACAACCGACATCCTTTTTGCAATTGACTCAATTCCGGCAATATTTGCCATTACAAAAGATCCTTTTATTGTTTTCACCTCAAATGTCTTTGCCATCTTAGGTTTAAGATCGCTTTATTTTGTTTTAGCCCATGCCTTAAACAAGTTTTATTATTTACGCTACAGCCTTATTTTCCTTTTAGCTTTTGTCGGCTTAAAAATGCTTTTAATAGATCTTTACCCCATCCCGCTTTCAATTTCTCTTTATGTCATCCTCTTTATCTTAGCTATGGGTGTACTTGCCTCTTACTTTAATTGGGAAAAAATCCTCGATATTTGGAGTTCTCCTGTTTTTAATGATTTAAAAAAACTAGGACAAGTTACCTTGGCTGAGCAAACAGGGGTTATCCTGTTAGCGATAGGAATAACTCTTTTGATCCTTGGAATTATGCAGCTTGCCATTAGGGGCATAGGTTGGATTTTAATCCCGATTGGAATTTTGATAATTTTTAGGGAAGTGCTTTATGCGTTAAAGATTTTTCGAAGCATAAGAGAGGAGAGAAAGAAAGAAAGGGATTCAAAAAAATAG
- a CDS encoding glycerol-3-phosphate dehydrogenase/oxidase, with the protein MPQLLQDGKVFSLFTKLKENYNLIIIGGGILGAAIAEMAASSSLKVLLLEKEDFASGASSKTSKLAHGGLRYLETGNFKLVRESLRERNRLLKIHPRFVKPLPFFYPIYTSNKWPSFLIRLGFKIYDFFAGSDLPKHRFLSREEALRRFPFLDEKGLKGGCLYYDAQMEDARLVFDLLFQAEKCGATLLNYSAVIGFIRKEGFIKGVRFQNSLTGEKGEAFGEIILNATGSFANELAHLAKSSLFLVKPSKGSHLVINRTLSNEAILFHSNIDSRVIFLIPWKNHTLLGTTDTEASGNTKDFRVNEEEEKYLLESANSLLKQNPIKTSEIVSKFAGLRPLIPTNKDTYRASRDHKIEEIEPAFFSVVGGKYTTHHLIAKDVLKSLFPDRKIEEKDFAGVNYETATERETSPLIGDSSYSERELIYSIQKEHAKTLCDWFYRRTPQAYLTPISDKTIEHAAGIFAKNFHWTEERKKNEIALLKNELSHTQTSRL; encoded by the coding sequence ATGCCGCAATTGCTACAAGATGGAAAAGTATTTAGCTTGTTCACTAAGTTAAAAGAAAATTACAACCTTATTATTATTGGGGGCGGCATTTTAGGGGCTGCCATTGCCGAGATGGCGGCTTCTTCCTCTTTAAAAGTATTACTGCTTGAAAAAGAGGACTTTGCATCCGGCGCAAGCTCAAAGACATCGAAGCTTGCGCATGGAGGGCTTAGGTATCTTGAAACTGGAAACTTTAAACTAGTTAGAGAATCTCTTCGTGAAAGAAACCGTTTATTAAAAATCCACCCCCGTTTTGTAAAGCCTCTTCCTTTTTTTTACCCAATTTATACATCTAATAAATGGCCGTCTTTTTTAATAAGATTAGGCTTCAAAATTTATGACTTTTTTGCAGGAAGCGACCTTCCAAAGCACCGGTTTTTATCAAGAGAAGAAGCTTTAAGAAGATTTCCTTTTTTAGATGAAAAGGGTCTAAAGGGAGGATGCCTTTATTATGATGCCCAAATGGAGGATGCCCGTCTTGTTTTTGACCTCCTTTTTCAGGCTGAAAAATGCGGGGCAACCCTTCTTAATTATAGCGCGGTTATTGGGTTCATTCGAAAAGAAGGTTTTATAAAGGGAGTCCGGTTTCAAAATTCTTTAACAGGAGAGAAAGGCGAGGCTTTTGGAGAAATTATCCTTAATGCTACAGGGTCTTTTGCAAATGAGCTTGCACATCTTGCTAAAAGCTCTCTCTTTCTTGTTAAACCCTCAAAGGGATCGCATCTTGTCATTAATAGAACGCTATCCAATGAAGCCATCCTCTTTCATTCCAACATCGATAGCCGAGTCATTTTTTTGATCCCTTGGAAGAATCATACTTTGCTTGGCACAACAGACACGGAAGCATCTGGAAATACTAAGGATTTTAGAGTCAATGAGGAAGAAGAAAAATACCTTTTGGAATCAGCTAATTCTCTTTTAAAACAAAATCCGATTAAGACATCTGAGATTGTCTCGAAATTTGCAGGTTTAAGACCTCTTATACCAACGAACAAAGATACCTATAGAGCAAGCCGCGATCATAAGATTGAGGAAATAGAACCGGCTTTTTTTTCTGTCGTGGGAGGTAAATACACAACGCACCATCTCATAGCAAAAGATGTTTTAAAATCTTTATTCCCGGATAGGAAAATAGAGGAAAAAGATTTTGCTGGAGTCAATTATGAGACTGCAACTGAAAGGGAAACTTCTCCACTTATAGGGGATTCTTCCTATTCTGAGAGAGAACTTATCTATAGCATTCAAAAAGAACATGCTAAAACTCTTTGCGATTGGTTTTATAGGCGTACCCCTCAAGCTTATTTAACACCTATTTCAGATAAAACAATAGAGCATGCAGCCGGTATTTTCGCCAAAAACTTCCATTGGACTGAAGAGCGAAAAAAAAATGAGATAGCTCTTCTAAAAAATGAATTATCCCATACCCAAACAAGCCGCCTTTAG
- a CDS encoding outer membrane protein, whose protein sequence is MERTLAALLLTLSPCFAFSESNWYGSLFGGANFLDFSSRDYQVDLRTGFAFSISAGYVFPSCLILEVEGSQRYNSIREARFSEEPLTIDGHVSSTALLGNCLYTCKFFKPYLLSLTPYFGFGLGFVNNQVKLKNEIFHKKATQNSFAAQVILGLFKKINPYWDVSLEYRFFDSRLNAKEHTLGIKTIFYKS, encoded by the coding sequence ATGGAGAGAACTTTAGCAGCTCTACTTTTAACCCTTAGCCCTTGTTTTGCTTTTTCGGAATCAAATTGGTATGGCTCTCTTTTCGGAGGGGCTAATTTCCTTGATTTTAGCTCTCGGGACTATCAGGTGGATTTAAGGACGGGCTTTGCTTTTTCAATAAGCGCAGGCTATGTCTTTCCTTCCTGTCTTATTTTAGAAGTTGAAGGTTCGCAAAGATACAATTCTATTAGGGAAGCAAGATTTAGCGAAGAGCCCTTGACAATTGATGGGCACGTAAGCTCGACTGCTCTTCTTGGCAACTGTCTATATACCTGTAAATTTTTCAAGCCTTATTTATTAAGCTTAACCCCGTATTTTGGTTTTGGCCTTGGATTTGTAAATAACCAAGTGAAGCTTAAGAATGAGATTTTTCATAAAAAAGCGACCCAAAACTCTTTTGCTGCCCAAGTAATTTTAGGCCTTTTCAAAAAAATAAATCCTTATTGGGATGTCAGCTTGGAATACCGATTCTTCGATTCAAGACTTAATGCAAAAGAGCATACACTTGGTATTAAAACCATCTTTTATAAATCCTGA
- a CDS encoding DUF378 domain-containing protein translates to MHLCLSPVCGGMIMKYVDLIAAVLLIIGGLNWGLVGLFDFNLVSFLFHSFPEVVRVVYVLVGLAGLWGLWKLFSCNKCCT, encoded by the coding sequence ATGCATCTTTGTTTATCACCCGTATGTGGAGGAATGATTATGAAATACGTGGATCTCATCGCAGCAGTTTTGCTGATCATCGGAGGTCTTAACTGGGGTCTTGTTGGACTCTTTGATTTCAACTTGGTGTCGTTCCTGTTCCATAGTTTCCCCGAAGTTGTAAGAGTCGTCTATGTCCTTGTGGGCTTAGCCGGTCTTTGGGGACTTTGGAAGCTTTTTAGCTGCAATAAATGCTGCACCTAA